A genome region from Ferrimicrobium acidiphilum DSM 19497 includes the following:
- the tgt gene encoding tRNA guanosine(34) transglycosylase Tgt, whose amino-acid sequence MTDNAGSARRGSLKLRSASVDTPFFMPVATRGIVRYVPTELIADLGYQVLLSNTYHLMLRPGVEVIQQMGGLNAFTGFQGSSLTDSGGFQIMSLEASITTEGARFRNVYDGSWVTLTPEQAMVNQQRIGADIAMALDVCTQLPSSRDQLEANLRLTSEWAERSRLAHTDSTQALFGIIQGGIDLELRRQSTEAITALDFDGYAVGGLAVGESHESTLEAVRTVVDGLPADKPRYLMGVGDPYLLAHATALGIDMFDCVSPTRIARHGTALTDQGPVRVKGLPNRGLDEPLESGCGCRVCQRVSRGLLHHLSHVDTESAGALLSLHNLAFQFRLISRLRQAIVENTVEEVLADVDSVWSRPAIRTGVSSD is encoded by the coding sequence GTGACTGACAATGCGGGTAGTGCCCGACGGGGTAGCTTGAAACTGCGGTCAGCCAGTGTTGACACACCTTTTTTTATGCCAGTGGCCACGCGCGGTATCGTCCGCTACGTTCCCACCGAGCTCATTGCCGACCTCGGATACCAGGTGTTACTGTCCAACACCTATCATCTCATGTTGCGCCCGGGAGTCGAGGTTATTCAGCAGATGGGCGGCCTCAACGCCTTTACTGGGTTCCAAGGTTCGTCGTTGACCGACTCAGGCGGATTTCAAATTATGTCACTCGAGGCCTCGATCACAACAGAAGGTGCCAGATTTCGCAACGTCTACGATGGCTCCTGGGTGACTCTAACGCCAGAGCAAGCAATGGTAAATCAGCAGCGCATCGGTGCTGATATCGCTATGGCGTTGGACGTATGTACACAGCTTCCGAGTAGCAGGGATCAACTGGAGGCAAATCTACGCCTGACCAGCGAGTGGGCCGAGCGTTCAAGGCTGGCGCATACCGATTCCACCCAGGCGTTATTTGGCATCATTCAGGGAGGTATCGATCTCGAACTGCGTAGACAGAGCACGGAGGCGATCACCGCCCTCGACTTCGATGGCTACGCAGTTGGTGGTCTGGCAGTGGGCGAGTCGCATGAGAGCACCCTTGAGGCGGTGCGAACTGTGGTAGATGGCCTCCCGGCGGATAAGCCTCGTTACCTAATGGGTGTCGGCGACCCATACCTGCTCGCTCATGCAACCGCGTTGGGGATCGACATGTTTGATTGTGTTTCGCCTACCCGTATAGCACGGCACGGTACCGCGCTCACCGACCAGGGTCCAGTGCGTGTAAAAGGATTGCCCAATCGTGGACTGGATGAACCATTGGAGTCGGGGTGTGGTTGTCGTGTCTGTCAGCGGGTATCTAGGGGTCTGCTTCACCACCTATCCCATGTTGACACCGAGAGTGCCGGCGCTTTGCTATCGCTGCATAACCTTGCATTCCAGTTCCGGCTCATCTCCCGGCTAAGGCAAGCAATAGTGGAGAACACTGTTGAAGAAGTGCTAGCTGATGTCGATAGCGTGTGGAGTCGACCAGCCATAAGAACTGGCGTTAGCTCCGACTAA